In Lathyrus oleraceus cultivar Zhongwan6 chromosome 2, CAAS_Psat_ZW6_1.0, whole genome shotgun sequence, the DNA window AAACAAGAGAAACTGTTTGTAAGATATTTTACTACCGTCTTTGAGTCAAACTACAAAAGTTCATAATCTTGCTCTTCCTCAACAAGCAGATCAAGATTAAACCTTGATTCCTGCAACAAGCATATTTGTCCCACGTGTCAGTCTTAAAGATTAAAAATTCTATCATACTCATAAAACAAATGACTTAGAGTAGAAACAAGTTTCTTGATCCAAATTTTTTTTAAAGAACCCCATCCCATTTTTGTTATTCAAAAGCTCCTTCAAAGTCATATGCTTATGTGTAGGCACTCAGCATAATGTTAGCATGACTTTCTTCAGCTCATCTTTCTTTATCTTCTATAGTTTCCATTCTTTTTCTAATGAAGGAAACTTCATTGAAAGCTGAAGCACTGACTGAATAGTTTTTCTCACTGGATCTTTTATGTTTCACTATTAAGTGAAAAAGCACAACCAAGTTCTGATACtaattgaaggtgagaaaaatataCACAATAAGGGGGACTAAATTATGTATATGAAAGTTTACTTCTTTTTCTTAAACCTGTTTCAGAACCTAAGATGTGAAGCTCAAATTCTGATCCAAGTAAGAGGTTGAATCAGATCAGAGTCTGACTTCATAGTTTTTTGCATAACAAAATGTAAAAGCAAAAGCAAATAATGAGACACACAATATATCCTGATTCCTCTCAACCCAAAAGTAGTCTAGTCCCCTTGTAGCACAAGAGCTTTTTACTATAATAAACAAATTACAATTTTCTCAATCAATCTAGAAAGAGAGTTATGCTTAAGCCCTCAATTAAAAGACTTTCTTGCCTAAACAACCCGTTTAGGACTTCCTGCTTAATCCAACAAAAAGATACTTCTTTCTCAATTATACTAGATCGAGACTTCCTGCTTTGCCCTCAtgcatgagacttcaatgctcagTCACATTGATCCATACTTCCCTGCTTTGCCCTCAAGaatgagacttcaatgctcaatcatCAGAAAGAGACTTACTCTGAGCATATACGCTAGAGTCTTTAGATTCTCTTAACAAAAGAGTTTGATATTAACCTTGAGTTTATATGTGTGATTCTTAGTTAAGAAGATACACAAAGGTTTTACACTCTTGAGCAAAATAGAAATTGATTGCGTAGAAGAATGAAGTCTTCATTATTCTTCTCTTCTTGCACATATTTTCTTCTTTGTTGTGACTTTATGTTCTATTGATCTTCTTGATCATATTCACATATTATTTCTTCAAGTCATATGTCAATATGTTTCACTCTACTCTCACACACTTAACCATTCTGGTTAtatttctttttgtgtgtgtttatCTCACTTGTGTTTCATGTGTAacacacactctctctctctctctctctctctcttaacCCATTTTTGTGAATTGGTATCATAACCTTATGAACTCAGTCACGTATTCTTAAACCTCCATGGATTCTATCTTATCTATTTTAAAGGTCTTCAATCTTTTTCTTATATAGATTATGAGAATAAATTCGTTGAAGATTGAAACTATCCATGGTACAAGTAGCCGTTGAAGGTCTTTAGCTAGAGCACGTAATTGAACTATAAACTGACCTAGCATAAAGACGTTGAGAGGAGTAGAGTATAGTTTAGAACTGTTGAAAAGATAAGATCCTGACAACATTACTTTTTACTTTATTAGACATTAAGTAGTGTAACTTTGTCACAATATCTTCTTTAGATAACTTATGAATGAAGACTTCTTGTAGACGTTTGTTGAAGCTTGATCTGAGTCATTATTATATTTATGCTTAACTTCTTGAATAAGAGGCCTTTAATATAATTAGTTAAAGCGTGATCAGAAGTTAAAGTATGTCTTCAGAACCTGGTTGGAATGAGACTTCAGAGTCTTGAGTTCACAGGTTCTAAGCTTGCCTTTATCAGAGTCCTGATCAGAATGAACACTTTCCGAGTTGTTGACTTGATATAGACAATATTCCTTTGAAGCAGAATCTTCAGAACTGCTGATGAAACTTGTCCAGAAGTTGCATAATCATTCCTTATGGCAAAGTATGTTTGCTTCAAACGACTTCAGTACTCAGAACCTTGTTGGACTTTGGATTTCAAGTAAGCTTTGGTTCATCATCTGAAAGACTTGAGTTGACTCTTTAGAGTTTGAAGGCTTGGTTCTGATCCTTCAGATTCATAACAAATTTTCTTCTCTATAATGATTCTTCTAAGTGATTAACTTGAGTTATATCAAGGTTAATATCTTTTGATCCTACACACTTGAACAATCATTAGTAAACCCTATTTTTCTTTAAAtactttattatcatcaaaaccttttgAGGGTATGAACAAATCTTGTTCCAACAATgtccccctttttgatgatgacaaacaaatATATTTAAGAACAATGGTTGATGATTTAATTAACATAGTCTAACATCAGAGtttgaggtttgtaagctccccctaagttaGACAGTCCATTAAGGTGAGatttgtaagctccccctaagtctgGTAGTTTATTAAGACGAGTTTTGTATGATCCTTTAGCTCCTTATATATGTTAATTGAATCTTATAATATTAATCAACAAACTGACTTTACGTTTGAGGTTTGTAAGCCCCCCCTTCGTCTGACAGTTCATTATGGTAAGGTTTGTAAGCTTTCCACAAGTCCTgtatttattaattaaatttatcATTTAAGCCCAGTAAGATAAATTActcaaaaatataaataacttAGAGCTTATAACTCATAATCTATTTTGGCAGAAACTACTTTGTTCAGGTTCTGATGCTTTTTGATATGCATCAATCTTTTCTTAAATACTCCATGAATTTTCTCCCACTTTTGTCattatcaaaaatattttaaaagaaagagaaaaaaataaaactGAGAAAAATAAAATCCTTTAAACGCACAAAATTTTGAAAGAGTTTAAAACACTGAAAAGTTTGAAACAATTAAAAACCAATTCAAAGGATTATTTTTTTTCCAAAAGAAGAAGATAATTTAAATCCTTTTCATGAATATGAATGAAAAGACAGGTAACCAAAGAAATTATTTACTTCTTATGGTAAATCACCATCATTTCAATTTCTTAGAAGTAATTATGGTCCAATATGTCATGCTTGATTAGTGATTGACTTTGAGAATTTCAAAGATCAGAAACGTAAACCACATAAGGATAATTGATCTTCCATAATTCTATTACAAAAGCAAAGAATCATTTCAATTTACAAATCAAACCACATTAGACATCTTACTTAATCTAACTTAAAATTAACTCGTCAATAGAGAAATCTTCTACCTCCCATATCTCAGAAGCAACCCAGGTTCAAGAGGAAGAGACCTCTAAGAAGACACATGAACAGAAGAACAAATCTTCTGAGGCGAATTCTTCCAACAATCTTATTTAAAATTTGAAGCCAAAGATGACCATAAAAAAGAAGAGAAAACCTAGGAGAAGGATAAATTTTTCCAAAATAGTCTATTTTAATTCATATGCTGAAGACGAATGGGTTGTGAGATGAGTTAACTTTCATCAAGCTTAAGGTTTTAAAGATGATTAAAAATATATTGTAATTAAGTACTATAATCAATCTTTTTGATCAATTAAATTTTCACAAATTTCTTTAGCAtatcattatttatttataattatttctTATAGAGGAAACTGATAAAGAAGTATCAAAGTCAAAACAAAACAGAGAAGACTAAACGAACAAATTCTTTTGACAAAATGACTTTCAATATATTCATTGATTGAAGATGCTTTACAAGTCATACAAACCAAAATCAAGAATAATAAACATTACATCTAAATAATCCAAccaaaaagaaaagaaaagcaCAAAAGAGAAACTTAAGGACATGTTGCCTGCCGAAATGAAATAGAAGGAAGATCTTAAAGTTGAACATTAGAAGAATTTGAATTATCCTAATGCCAGTTGTTGACTTCTTTCCCTAGATATTGAAttaaatttcattcattttaaAAGATGAAGAGGATAAATCTTCAATATCTGCGTTGAGAAGAAACAGGAGATCTATTTCATCATATTCCATTAAATCTAAGTTCTCAAGTGGTTTGATGTCAGAAGATGATTCCAAACTACCCTTTTTCGAGAACAAAGATTAGATATCTTCGATAGATCATAAATGTCCTTAAGAATATGCTGAATTTGTTTTGAAACATGAACATCTAGGGTAACTCCATCAACTTCACAGTTAGTTGCATAAGCAGAAGCCGCTGAGGTGATGATGAAATGTACATTAGAAGCTCTAGAGAAGATGGAAAGCTTATCATCAGAAGCTTTAATCCATAATTCCTTGATCAAACTTAAGCATGTATGACCAAAGATCCTTTGAGTAGCCATCCCAAACTTGTTTAGAAACACAACAAGTTGACAACCCTTTCATTGATGACATCGAGTTGGTTTCTCAGGCCAAGGTTAAATCTAGAAGTCATCCCAGGTTGAGACAAAGGATTCAGGAGGAAGGTTTTGAAAAACACAGACAAATGAGTTTCTGAGATGAGATACAAAACGAGAAGAAGAAGGTCAGTTTAAATAGAAAAAGACCAACAAAATCCAAGAAATAAAAACCAAAGGATAAAAGAAAGAACCAAAAGAAAATCTTTTGAAAAGACAAAAGCTAAAGATCTTTTGAAAAGAACAACAAGCGACTTAAGCAAGCTCCAGGGATAAAAGGACATGAGTTGACAAAGGAGAGGGAGAAATGATTTAATGAGATATGCATCATTACTCCATAGATTCTGCACATACAACAATAGAGCATGCATGATAAATTTTCAAACCCGTGAATTTTTAAGTGAGACAGATGTCAAAAAGATTATTCACTTAAGTGCTATTTGAGATTTTTTATTCCTTTGTCGAGTCTCAGATTCTGATACTTTTCAGAAGCCACACGTCATCAAAGACTGTTCTAGTTTTTGATGAGGCTACTTCTGATCAGCATCAACCTTTGATACTATTTATTCTGAAGAAAGCTTTTAAAAGATCAGAACCACCTTTTAAGAAAGGTTTAAGCCTTTAAATAGCTATGGGTATCCGTAAAGAAATGAGTTAAAAGGTTGCCCATTTTTTATAAACTCTTTTTAAACTAATCAATGCTTGATTCTAAATACAGATCATGAACAAAGATATATTCAAATAGCCATAATATTTAGTCAAAGGGTATAAATATTCTTTTCATAGGTTTGAAAATCCTTACACGAGTAAGTTGTCCAAACTGGTTATACATTAATAGATCATATACATAGACCAATTACAAATAACTATCATGCATATAAGTTGTCTAAAGAATGAAAATGATTGGCATACCTTGTGCAGATTCTCAACATCCTTTGAAGCATTTGAAGTCTCTTACTAAGTGTTTCAGAatttgaagtctcttgcttgtgtatTTGAGCATAACAGTCTCTTGCTTGTTTGTCTGAACattagaagtctcttacttgtgtgcttgagcataaAAGTCTCTTACTTTGTGTTTGAGCATTGAAAATCTCTTGATTATGTGCTTGAGACAATTTTAATCTTGTTTGACTATAATGGAAATCTCTTGTAAGTACAAGGGGACTAGACTTTTATCAAGTTGTGAGAAGAACTAGGATAACTCTGTGTGTTATTCTTCTTTCTTGAATTTCATATTTGCTGCCTACCTCTGACTGAATTAGATTCTATAACCCGTGTTTAGAATCTGACTCAAGAGttttaaaagaaagaaaaagtcaaTACAATTTAACCCTCCTTTGTATTTTTCTCACATTCAGAGAGTGGGACAAAGTTTTCTAAAACACTAGAAGCATTAGAGTGTAAAAGGAGGCAAAGGTATATATGATTAATTTACATGCCTATAGTTCAATATTTAAAGGAATGTAATGAATGAATTTCCTTATCTTATTCTTCGATATTTTTTCCTGACATCCCCCACCTTGACTTGACACTCCCACATATTTTAATAATAACGAAAATACCCTTGTCAAAATTTAACTAAAAAAGACCAAACAAAAAAATCTGGTAGTGCAATTGAAACATCCGATATAAATTAAAAAATCTGGTAGTGCAATTGAAAAGTCTAGTATGCACCAAATGTTTTGGTTACTGACTGTGAATTGTCGTTGATGAATATTTTGGAAGTTATGTTTCCAAATTCAACACATTTGTTATGTTTGTTCCATATTTCAAAAAATGTTAGTATGAAGTGTAAGGAGTTTGTCGAATCACATAGACATGAGCATGTTATAGATGTGTGGAACAACATGATATATTCGAATACAGAGACTGTTTTTTTGGTACACCTAAAGCATTTTGAAGTTGCACGTGTTGATATCCCAAAATTTGTTAAGTATGTGCACGAAACTTTGTTGAAATCATATAAAGAAATATTTGTTACAGATTGGACTAATAGAGTCCCTCATATAGGGAGCACACCATTAAACAGGTGCATCGATGTGAATATAGTTACATTACTAATTATCAAATAATTACATCTTGTTCTGTTTATATTTTTTAGGATTGAGTCTGCTCAACGGAGACAAAAAAGTATGTTGACAAGTAGCATGTGAGATTTATGTAGAAGTTGGGATGCTTTTAATACCATGTTGAAGCGAAAATTATGTTCAATTAGAGTATTATTTTAAAAAAGTGTTGCCAACATTGAACATCGGTATAACACTCCATTTTATTCCAGATTGCAAGGTTTCGTTTTAAGATGATGTATACAATACATTAGAAAGGAGTTGGAAATGATAAAATTTATTGGTTGTGACAAAAGAACATGTGGTTGCTTCATTAGAACATCAAATAGTTTACCTTGTGCGTGTGAACTTGCAGGTTATCAAATACAAGAAGGGTCTATTTTGTTAGAATCGATACATGTGTTTTGGAGAAAATTATTCATCGAAGAGCATGAGGCCATTGAAGAAGAAAGTGGGACACGATTGGATTTAGAAGAAGAGTGTGAAGAGCTGAAGAAGTATTTCGGTACACTGAATATTGTAGGCCAAAGGGCGATGAAGAAAAAAGTTTGGGAACTAACACATCTTTCCACAACTTCCATGCATCCACCACCAGTGAAGTACAAGCCAAAGAAGGAAAAATAAGAAGAGTACAAATGGTGAAAAGAGTGGTGTGAATTGTGATCCTTCATAGTGGGAGTATGTTGAGAGCTCACATGGAAGTCATAGTACGAATAGATCATGTATAAAACCAACTGAAAGTCAACCGTATAACGTGTCTTCAAAACTAAAATATTTGTCCTAATTTCCTGTTTTCTTACATCATTACATTGATGGCATTGTTGATGTGGAAGACAATGAAATTGTGGTTTTTAGGCTATTGCAGCTTTACTTGGATGGGACAAAGAGTCTTAGCCTTTGGTTCAGATGTAGTTAGATACTGAAGTTTATCAACACCATCAATTGTATTCCAATTTGTTCTATGACACGGTACCGAAAGTTAGGAGTGCGTTGCAAGTAGCTAGCTTAAGTGTGCAGGGTCGTGATAAATGGATGATGATTCCTGATATGGGTTACCATATTGCTTCAAGTAGACACACAATGATTGTAGTTACTTTTGATAACAACGATCATTGGGTTCATGTGAAAAAACCCAATTATCCTTTGCCTCCCGTCACAGACTGATAGAGACAAAACTATAGTGAAGTTGTAAGAGCATGTAAATCAACCTATGCATGATGTATTAGACACTAGATAGAAGAAGTTAGGAAGTTGATATAATTTGTTTTGTAATAATATTATAACACTTTTGCattttataaatatattttttctGGTATAGTCGGTTAAAAATGTCAAAAGAATATGTTTTCATTAATTTCATTACTGCATATCTGATTTTTCAAAATATCTAGAAAATTTGATGAGTAtcagatttttcaaaaaaatctAGTAGGTTTTATATGTTATCGATTCTTTCCAAATATCCGATAATTTTGTCCCAGATTTCGCGAAATGTCCAATACACTTACAAAAAATTCAAAAATCTTTCACCTAAACAATAAAATTTACAAAAAAGATTGGTATCTACATCAAAAATCTAATATTCACCTAAActttaaaaacaaaacaaaaatttTAAGTAAGAGCATATGCGTAATCGCAAGCCCTTGTGGTGGTAGCAGGTCAAAATTTAAAGGTGGCAGGTTAAAATCTCCTATACATCCGGCACACATATTTCTCAAGCCAACACATAtaaattttgtattttttgttAAGCTATATAAACACTAATCATTTGTATAGACGATATGGGACTAGCATTTTACCAATCCAAAATACCAACATGTAGATATAAACCTTTCATGATTTTTCACCTAAAGTGAAGCATGGGCTTGTGATTATGCTTGACAGGACACAGAAGGCTGGGTGCTAATTAATTCTTAGTTTTACTAAAAGATGTTCTAAGGCATCCTAAATTAATTCTTACTTTTACTAAAATATGTTCTAAGGCCTTTGAGATATTTGCTTAGTTCACCTTATTTGTAGTTGTGGTTCAACTTAAAGAGACCATATTGTATGTAACATCAGAAAAAAAAACTTCATTTCTTATAGAACTAGCCAATTGCAGTACAAACTTATCCGCACCACCATTTTCATAGATACTCCCCAGATTCAATTCAAAATATCAGATGCATTGAAAATTTTGTTGTGAATATCATTATATTATGAAGAGTTGATGAAGTGTTTGATAAATATCCAGAATTGCTGTTTAGAGTTAAAAAACATAAAACATTAATTGCTGGGCGGGCTGGAGAGATTTTGAGGCGATGTTGACTTCAATATATTAGGTAAAAAAATTACAAATAATAAATTATCCAATATTGCCAATTCATTAGACATATTAGTTCAGTTGCACGTCCAAACAACCCAGCCAGGAGACACCTCCTTGCCAATCGTCTCTGAGTTTCCCGATCCCCGCCGCTCTCAACCAGTGTCACCCTTGGTAAGTCGTTGACCACCATTCTCCATTCTTTTCTCTTCTCTATAGATTTGCCTCAGTTGCATCAATCTTATTATCTCTTGAGGTTTGCACACAAAGTGTTTGATAAATGTTCCGACCATGTTTTTCTATCAACATTAGAGAAAGAAGAATCATCAATAATACTATTGATTCTCCTCTAATAGTTTCCCCTTCCAAACGGCTTATTTGTTTTAGGGAATAATATTATGATAATTTGCTTCCTTTAGAATGAGCTCGCCCGGAGAAAATGATGAGATTGAGAGCTTAGAGAATACTTTTTGGTCTGTTTTTTCAGATTGCGATTTACAAAAGCTTAGAAGAAACCCAGCCCTGTTTCAActcttgattattattatttagtAAACAAAACTATTTGATTAAAAATGTGTAAATTACTTTTTTTTTAATCTGTTCTATAGTATCCCAGTTTTAAGGTGACAAGGCAGTGATAAGTTTAATCATAGATTCATAGTATAAAAGATCATAAAACTATTGAATATACATTGGCAGTTAGTCGTCATAGATGCATTGTTTAGAGACCAAATGTAAGTGATTTAGTCCCAAGTCGACTGTAAGCGGGGGCGGGAATGGCATCAATCAGGCGGTGTCAGAGTCTGGTTAGGATTTTTAAGGGAGCAGGAGTGAAATCCTAGTGTGTTGGATGGTTGTATCGAAAGTTTTTCTTACGGTTTAGTCAAAAGGCTTGTTCCGTTGGCTGTTATGACAGTGCAAGTATGAAATGTGAGAGAGGAAGATTGTTGTGATCAAGTGTGAGTGGTTAGACCCGCATCTACAAAGAATGAGCTAAATGTTGGATATATAAGAAGGGTGACCACTGCTGGTGTATGAATGAGGAAAGTAGAGGAAATGATTAACAGACCATAACACAATAGTGTAGGCAGATATTCGTAATCATTGCACAATTAATACATAACAATATTCCTCAATGGGCATATTTAGAATTTTTACTCAGATTTTTACATATATGAGTATCCCCTACCAAGGAATAAGGATTCAGTGATATTACAACCTAGTTCGTTTGCTCTTAGGGTGtatttggattgacttatttgaaCTTATCTACTAGCATAAACACTACTGAACTGATTGGGAGAGCTAAGGAAAGACTTACGGCATGTCTATAAATTGTTTTCATAAATACTTCTGAGTATCTTGTGAAAACAAAACAGCCTATAGCTTATATAAAAAGAGTTGGATTTTGTTTAATATTTGTTATAGAAATAGGCATAGCTTATACATAAGAATTTGTGTAGTAAGTGTTTAATCAAATTGTTTATTCAAAAAATACCTTAATATGTTTTGGCAGAATCAACTATTTTTGTAGTCCCGGGCAAAATGGCTATCCCCATGTATATGTTTATTTTTTTCCGTGGAATACAGTATATGCTAGCTATGTTTTTGTCAACCATGTTCCTTCACTAAATGATTTATGTTTATATGCTTGCACATCACTTAAGCCATTGTTCTATCCTCAGATTCAACATTAGAGTTAATCAGAGTTATTAATCCTGAATAGCATAGCGGAGCGGCCGACCCCCAAAATGGGATAGCGGGATAATTTTTTTGATTAATTATATGAATAATCTACTTATATatttaatataaattaaataaCGTTTTGGACTAATTATATGAATAATCTAGATATATTAATCCCAGAATCAATATATTTAAAAAgaatgaaaacaaaaaacaatGATATGAAAGAAAAAGCAACGAATAGAAAAACAATGAATATAGAAGACCAGAATAGAGAACAAAATAGAAAAGCAGAAAACGGAAGTAGAGAAGAAGGAGAATAGAAGAATAGAGAGAAGCTTGAAGTAGTTAAGGCGGAGGAGGAGTTAGGGCATAAGAAGTAGTGCGCGAAAAACACGAGAAGCAACAGACAAAACGGACAAAAGAAACGCGACGGAGAAAGGTGAAAACACGAATGAGAGAGGAGAAAACACGAACGACTATAATAAAATTTtcaatttaaatttttttaaaagtGTTTAAAAGGTCTTTTTCACACTCCAAAAAGCCCTAAAAGCAGAAAACCGCTCTGGGCCGGAAAGCGCTCCGCTCCCGCAACCCGCTATCCCAACTTTCTCGGCCGCTATTTAAAACTGGGATGCGTGCCGCTCCTCTGTAGCGGAGGGTTGCCGCACCGGGAGAGAATCCCTGGATAGCGCCTGAAGCGGCTGCTATTAATAACTGTGGAGCTAACAGCATCGCCCTTTCTACTCTGCTAATATAAAAGTTTCTTAAAAAAAGTCTTAATATCCAATTGTGAACTTCATCCAACTAAAAATCCTGTTCAATCTGCATTAGAGAATCCCTCCACCTGGCAAGTAGTGACATGAAAAACTGAAATTTAGTTGTGCGATGACATGAAAAACTGACTACACTCACTATGAAAGCAATACCAGGTTGCATTACTAAGATAATTCAGGTTTCTCACAAATTCCCTTTGACACATTTTTTAGTGTGAAATATGAGATTGCAATGTGTAATTCTGGGTGATGACATATTTATACTAACTACACTTATCGAGATTGCAATATATGGCCGCATTCTATGCCTTCGTTAGCGTGCTAAAGAGGAATAGCGTAGTGGTGGTAGGGTTGGGCACGAGACTTTTGGCCTGCGAGCCGCGGTCTTCAAAAGCAGGTGTAGcggcctctatttatagcaaaattGCGGCCCAAAACCTCTTGTGTCTGCTATTGGAATTTTAGGAATAAATCCCTCAAATTCATTTTGTTAAACTGTTATATTTTCTTTTAAGGATGTAAATTTCAATCCGAACCCGTCATGTTCTTCCCTGGGACATTAATCCGATTGTATGCAACACTGTTTGAGATTAACAACATGATGACCCATACACTCAATACCTTATGGTTTTGGGTGGAGATCGGGCAGTGACCCAATCGCTTGGTATTCCCGAATCATCAGTCCGTTGTTGCTCTTGGCGCCCCTTGGACTTCCTAACACAAAATATCTTTGTTAGGATGGTCTTCCCAGAGTCCTGGTCTCTTGGTAGTCCTGGAGCATTAATCCGTTGTTGCTCCCGGCGCCCCTTTGACTTCCCAACACAAAATATCTTTGTTTTCATGGTCTTCCCTGTGACATATTACATTTAGACACTGATGTGCAACCGGAACCCCTTTTCAGAcagttatttcacatttttattCGTCATTCAAATGTACAAAACTTAACACATTTCTATGAATTCAAGATTAATCTTAAGCAATATTGCAAGTGATACTAAACCAGCAAGTTGAAGATAACAATTTATTCTAGAGAAAAGTAATGTTATATTTCTGTCTTCTTAATCACTAGAAACAATGTGGCGAGACCAAAGACCATTCACTGACTTGTGGAACTGATATCACCTCCCACACTCTTTTTCCTTATCTTTCACTAcagttttttttttgttttttttattgttgttCAACTTGCTTCCAATGATTCAGTGGATTTCATATTTGATTTACTTTTTGTTTATTTTTCTATTTGTGGCCAATGTTGATAACACTGTTTTCTATCTAAATTCTGAATTTGCcttattaaaaaaaaatctttttctGAACATTTTAAATATTGTGATTATGATTATTGGTGGCTAATTCTGAATAAGATAGTATAATATAATACCCTAATATCAATCAATTAATCCTCAATATTCACTTTCATTGATTAGATTAAGAACATCATCCATGTTCACCAATAACCAGAGGCAGCTAGAGCGAACAGGAAGATACGGAACCTCCAGATTGCAATACCTTCAGGTGCCTTTTCCTCTTCTTTTTGTGTCATATGTGTTGTGATGATTTCCTTTCGTGTGGGGAGAATCTAAGATGGCTACCGTTTGTTTCAGGAGCTGGTGAACCAGTTTCAGAACGCATCTGAGAATGGTATGCTGTTTCCAACTTTCCATGAATTAACAATGTGAATTAAACAATCTTTCAATACCTTTGTTTGTAGGATTGTTTATTTTTGACATCTCCCTGTTTGCTGGTGTTTCCTGTGCTGTGCAGAAACAAAAGAGAAGATTTTGGCAAATTTAGCCAACTTCGCATATGATCCTTACAATTATAACTTCTTGCGCCAGGTATTATGACCCATGAATTTTCTTTGTTGGAAGACAAATTACATAAGATGAACTAAGACGCCCTTGCGTAATTGCAGCTCAATGTTTTGGAACTTTTCCTTGACTGCATAACTGAACCCAATGAAAAGCTTATAGAATTTGGTGTTGGAGGGATCTGCAATTGTTGTGTTGGTAATTCTGGCTGCTTTACCTTTCATAATATTGTGGTTTCTACTCGGTAAATTATCTTTCTAGTTGACAAAAAAGTTTAAAGAAAAATTGCAGATCCAGTCAATGCTGCAATTATAACAGGAGCTGGTGGGATTCCCCTTATCATTCAATGTTTATCAAGCCCAGTTAGGAACACTGTAAGGATTAGAAACTGTTGGTTATCGTTGTTTCATTTTGTTATGTCTTGATTGTGTTTGAATTTCAAGTTGAAT includes these proteins:
- the LOC127118340 gene encoding uncharacterized protein LOC127118340 — encoded protein: MFTNNQRQLERTGRYGTSRLQYLQELVNQFQNASENETKEKILANLANFAYDPYNYNFLRQLNVLELFLDCITEPNEKLIEFGVGGICNCCVDPVNAAIITGAGGIPLIIQCLSSPVRNTVNYALGALYYICNESNKEEVLKPEVVDVIKRYAAAEEVSVSFSNLAKAFLDKHLSGN